A window of Microcystis aeruginosa FD4 contains these coding sequences:
- a CDS encoding NAD+ synthase, with protein sequence MRIAIAQLNPIVGDIEGNAQRILEAAQTAFNRGAELLLTPELSLCGYPPRDLLLNLGFVEKMSRQLQLLSQQLPEKLAVLVGFVEKNSSATVRGEKPLFNSIALLKSQEIKQIFTKRLLPTYDVFDEDRYFASGKESQYFQLTENNCKIGVTICEDVWNDEQFWGQRQYAVNPIADLANLEVDLIVNLSASPYSVGKQKLRESLLSHSATRYNLPIVYVNQVGGNDDLIFDGDSVAFNRQGEVIYRAQAFTSSLELIEFNQDLLPAVIHPLPVDEDEEIYRALVLGVRDYVQKCGFKRVIFGLSGGIDSSLVAAIATDALGKENVLAVMMPSPYSSDHSISDAVALVNNLGIKSEKLAIKEIMTAYDQLLDGLFAGTDFGIAEENLQSRIRGNLLMALSNKFGHLLLSTGNKSEMAVGYCTLYGDMNGGLAVIADVPKTRVYSLCRWLNRHGEIIPLNVINKAPSAELKPNQKDQDSLPPYEILDAILALLIDRHQSAQQIIAAGFEPEIVQKVIKLVKNAEFKRKQAPPGLKISDRAFGTGWRMPIASRWG encoded by the coding sequence ATGAGAATTGCTATCGCTCAATTAAATCCCATTGTTGGAGATATCGAAGGAAATGCCCAAAGAATTTTAGAGGCTGCTCAAACGGCATTTAATCGGGGAGCGGAATTACTTTTAACCCCAGAATTATCCCTCTGTGGTTATCCTCCCAGAGACTTATTATTAAATCTGGGTTTTGTTGAGAAAATGTCTCGACAATTGCAATTATTGTCCCAACAATTACCAGAAAAATTAGCTGTATTAGTCGGTTTTGTCGAAAAAAATTCCTCAGCAACGGTCCGGGGAGAAAAGCCGTTATTTAATAGCATAGCTTTGTTAAAAAGTCAAGAGATTAAACAAATTTTTACCAAGCGTTTATTGCCTACCTACGATGTTTTTGATGAGGATCGTTACTTTGCTTCTGGGAAAGAAAGTCAATATTTTCAACTAACAGAAAATAATTGTAAAATCGGTGTGACTATCTGTGAAGATGTTTGGAATGATGAACAATTTTGGGGTCAGCGTCAATACGCGGTTAATCCCATCGCCGATTTAGCTAATTTGGAAGTGGATTTAATCGTTAATCTTTCCGCTTCTCCCTACAGTGTCGGTAAGCAAAAATTGCGAGAATCTTTATTATCCCATAGTGCCACTAGATATAATTTACCTATAGTTTATGTCAATCAAGTGGGGGGTAATGATGATTTAATTTTTGATGGTGATAGCGTTGCTTTTAACAGACAAGGAGAAGTGATTTATCGCGCCCAAGCATTTACTTCTAGCCTAGAATTGATCGAGTTTAATCAAGATTTGTTACCCGCAGTTATTCATCCTTTACCCGTCGATGAAGATGAGGAAATTTATCGAGCTTTAGTCTTAGGAGTGCGAGATTATGTGCAGAAATGCGGTTTTAAACGGGTAATTTTTGGCTTGAGTGGTGGCATTGATTCCAGTTTAGTTGCCGCTATTGCCACCGACGCATTAGGTAAAGAAAATGTTCTCGCTGTGATGATGCCTTCTCCCTATAGTTCCGACCATTCCATTAGCGATGCAGTGGCTTTAGTTAATAATTTAGGTATCAAAAGTGAGAAGTTAGCAATTAAAGAAATTATGACAGCTTATGATCAACTTTTAGATGGTCTTTTTGCTGGGACTGATTTCGGTATTGCTGAAGAAAATCTTCAGTCACGCATTCGCGGTAATTTATTAATGGCTCTCTCTAATAAATTCGGTCATTTACTATTATCCACTGGCAATAAATCAGAAATGGCGGTGGGATATTGCACCCTTTACGGTGATATGAATGGTGGTTTAGCAGTGATTGCTGATGTGCCGAAAACCAGGGTTTATTCCCTCTGTCGCTGGTTAAATCGGCACGGGGAAATTATTCCCCTCAATGTGATTAATAAAGCTCCTAGTGCTGAATTAAAACCCAATCAGAAGGATCAAGATTCTTTGCCTCCCTACGAGATTTTAGATGCTATTTTAGCACTATTAATCGATCGCCATCAATCCGCCCAACAAATTATCGCCGCCGGTTTTGAGCCTGAAATTGTGCAGAAAGTGATTAAATTAGTTAAAAATGCCGAATTTAAGCGCAAACAAGCTCCCCCAGGTCTAAAAATTAGCGATCGCGCTTTTGGCACTGGTTGGCGAATGCCCATCGCTAGTCGCTGGGGTTAG
- a CDS encoding NUDIX hydrolase → MKPLNTLVNKSLADFKVGVDNVIFSVDTQLNRLLVLLIKRREEPFSNYWSLPGTLVRNGESLETAAYRILAEKISVNNLYLEQLYTFGSPEGDFPAAAESFGKRYLSVSYFALVRFEAAKLITERDYNITWYMIDKVPNLAFNHGQILEYGWRRLRNKVEYSPVAFEVLPELFTLNDLYQFYETILGKNFSDYSNFRNRLLKLGFLKDMGLKVSRGAGRPASLYRFDEEAFAPFKEQPLVFV, encoded by the coding sequence ATGAAACCGCTAAATACCCTAGTTAATAAATCTCTAGCTGATTTTAAAGTCGGAGTTGATAACGTGATCTTTTCCGTTGATACCCAATTAAATCGGCTGCTGGTGCTTCTGATTAAACGACGGGAAGAACCCTTTAGTAATTACTGGAGTTTACCCGGAACTTTAGTGAGAAATGGGGAATCACTGGAAACGGCAGCCTATCGAATTTTAGCCGAGAAAATTAGCGTCAATAATCTCTATCTAGAACAGTTATATACTTTTGGCAGTCCAGAGGGAGATTTCCCGGCAGCGGCCGAGAGTTTTGGGAAACGTTATCTATCGGTGAGTTACTTCGCTTTAGTGCGGTTTGAAGCAGCAAAATTAATCACTGAACGGGATTATAATATCACTTGGTATATGATTGATAAAGTGCCAAATTTAGCCTTTAATCACGGTCAAATTTTAGAATATGGCTGGCGAAGATTACGCAATAAAGTAGAATATAGTCCCGTCGCTTTTGAGGTTTTACCAGAATTATTTACTTTAAATGATCTTTATCAATTTTATGAGACAATTTTAGGTAAAAATTTTAGTGATTATTCTAACTTCAGAAATCGGCTCTTGAAATTAGGATTTCTCAAAGATATGGGTTTAAAAGTCTCTCGTGGTGCTGGTCGTCCTGCTAGTTTATATCGCTTTGATGAAGAAGCTTTTGCTCCCTTTAAAGAGCAACCGTTAGTTTTTGTTTAA
- a CDS encoding nicotinate-nucleotide adenylyltransferase, translating into MLKIALFGTSADPPTAGHQAILKWLSEQYDIVAVWAADNPFKNHQTSLEHRLRMLNLLIGDIQTPRDNIQLRRELSDRRSLISVEKAQAIWGEQEEYTLVIGSDLAGQIRHWYRSQELLEKVKILVIPRPGYPINQDDIEQLEKLGGDCLIADVFAPAVSSTDYREKGDKQAVPAPIKDYIEGQKLYA; encoded by the coding sequence ATGCTTAAAATTGCCCTTTTTGGAACCAGTGCCGATCCTCCCACTGCCGGTCATCAAGCCATACTAAAATGGTTATCGGAACAGTACGATATCGTTGCGGTTTGGGCTGCCGATAATCCCTTTAAAAATCATCAAACCAGTCTCGAACATCGTCTGAGGATGTTAAATTTGCTCATCGGGGATATTCAAACCCCAAGAGATAATATACAACTGCGACGAGAATTAAGCGATCGACGTAGTTTAATTAGTGTAGAAAAAGCGCAAGCAATTTGGGGAGAACAGGAGGAATATACCCTAGTCATTGGTTCGGATTTAGCCGGACAAATTAGGCACTGGTATCGCAGCCAAGAATTACTAGAAAAAGTCAAAATTCTCGTGATTCCTCGTCCCGGCTATCCTATTAATCAAGATGATATTGAACAACTGGAAAAATTAGGAGGTGATTGTCTGATTGCCGATGTATTTGCTCCAGCTGTATCCTCAACAGATTATCGAGAAAAAGGCGATAAACAGGCTGTTCCTGCACCGATTAAAGATTATATCGAAGGTCAAAAACTTTACGCATGA
- a CDS encoding retropepsin-like aspartic protease, translated as MAINATAFILAPSSLLYMAVIVVEHTFQGDHNLERLSMWVIAVTVEFNDNRRTVNVLLDTGSQGTVFHPDLLDFLDLPTSQSSARGSGVTGSSWYRTARLDRLEIGSILFSETEVLFGSLPGVFSKYYIDGILGGDILKELKVIIDYPQKTIKLEKLFISL; from the coding sequence TTGGCTATCAACGCTACAGCTTTTATCCTTGCTCCATCATCTTTACTCTACATGGCCGTCATTGTCGTTGAACATACATTTCAGGGAGACCACAATCTTGAAAGATTGTCTATGTGGGTGATTGCAGTCACTGTTGAGTTTAACGACAACCGAAGAACGGTTAATGTCTTACTCGATACGGGGTCACAGGGGACTGTCTTTCATCCAGATTTATTAGACTTTCTAGATTTACCTACATCTCAATCATCTGCTAGGGGAAGTGGTGTAACGGGTAGTTCTTGGTATAGGACTGCTAGGCTTGATAGACTGGAAATAGGTTCTATTTTGTTTAGCGAAACAGAAGTTCTTTTTGGCTCTCTTCCGGGAGTATTCTCAAAATACTATATTGATGGGATTTTAGGAGGGGACATTCTCAAAGAATTAAAGGTAATCATTGATTATCCTCAAAAAACTATTAAACTAGAAAAGCTATTTATTTCGCTTTAA
- a CDS encoding pentapeptide repeat-containing protein has protein sequence MKTENLLDVTKLASGHLDTSDVLVLLAQLKNEKDRDRRAEIIRTIGQYYNPESQATQISELQVIKTLLDLGNDVGSDDFFKYEIKLSLHKISYKIAAHSDVDIDFFLKNLAIFQSQDNNSQAPKVLIDADLIEEFLLRNQTTLNREATRVMGLVLEGKINPYIGEIGLIKIWHNIKNLKSQEYANRSIIELLSKINVGQVNLKDIDLEKYPNVNLKTAIQVEIARKYSLAGIITIRDREFIASGYPFVGSPSLFLQFLGEDTSPASIERTLKNLGKAAMENEQVKLNRLLENEFQQNLFFEDNLVLFQGWKIENFEILYANNNLTSATVILCNTKTQERYTESAFKKGSVDALCTAFDEALAHLVEIKHHLKSIYVANLTPGKQGATTVKAVVEYDGKEVITIHTHENILKAYFFAYVKAMIAVYAPDEYHPDIDSTKELTYLYKIGERDFRGLNFSQVNLMDGEANLSDAKLMGCNFSQANLSMVNLTNADLTGADLSHANLTDVKLDENNLTLLDGTILTNTIMPEINIEISGESRLEKVAQLLKHIDPQSESRILAIHSMTDSIWWDNPLGQKFWEVNKELIKREISIQRVFILPEVPTQKHLQVIQEQLNSGIKVACICHEKAKDIQEYYWHNTNLLISENLSVPRNSFTARRIMNGQTESGYISYQTRVVETDKSLFNALWEKSEKLPTQANLQEQLANLNT, from the coding sequence ATGAAAACTGAAAATTTATTGGACGTAACAAAATTGGCCAGTGGCCATCTTGACACAAGTGATGTATTGGTATTGTTAGCTCAACTAAAAAATGAAAAGGATAGAGATCGCCGGGCGGAGATTATCAGAACAATAGGACAATACTATAATCCTGAATCTCAAGCAACTCAAATCTCTGAGCTTCAAGTAATAAAAACGCTTTTAGATTTGGGAAATGATGTAGGTTCTGATGATTTTTTTAAATACGAAATTAAGCTTAGTTTGCATAAAATTTCGTACAAAATTGCTGCTCACTCTGATGTAGATATTGACTTTTTTCTCAAAAATCTAGCAATATTTCAATCCCAAGATAACAATTCTCAAGCTCCAAAAGTATTAATTGATGCTGATCTGATTGAAGAGTTTTTATTACGAAATCAGACGACTCTTAACAGGGAAGCTACTAGGGTTATGGGACTTGTTTTAGAGGGAAAAATTAATCCTTACATCGGCGAAATAGGATTAATCAAAATTTGGCATAATATCAAAAATCTGAAATCTCAAGAATATGCCAATCGTTCGATCATTGAACTTCTGAGTAAGATTAACGTCGGCCAAGTTAACTTGAAAGACATTGACCTAGAAAAATATCCCAACGTTAACTTAAAAACGGCAATTCAAGTTGAGATTGCCAGAAAGTATAGCCTAGCAGGTATTATCACCATCAGAGATCGAGAATTCATTGCCAGTGGATATCCTTTTGTGGGTTCCCCTTCCTTATTCTTACAGTTTTTAGGGGAAGATACCTCGCCGGCATCTATCGAAAGAACTCTCAAAAATCTCGGTAAAGCGGCAATGGAAAATGAACAAGTAAAACTCAATCGGCTTTTAGAGAATGAATTTCAACAAAACTTATTCTTTGAAGATAATCTCGTTCTCTTTCAAGGCTGGAAAATTGAGAACTTTGAAATTCTCTATGCTAACAACAATTTAACTTCTGCGACAGTTATCCTATGTAATACAAAAACCCAAGAGCGTTACACTGAATCGGCCTTTAAAAAAGGTTCAGTAGATGCACTTTGTACTGCTTTTGATGAGGCTCTAGCTCATTTAGTTGAAATTAAACATCACCTTAAATCTATCTATGTGGCTAACTTGACACCGGGTAAACAAGGAGCCACAACTGTCAAGGCGGTGGTTGAGTATGATGGTAAAGAAGTGATTACTATCCACACCCATGAAAATATTCTCAAGGCTTATTTTTTCGCCTACGTCAAAGCGATGATTGCCGTTTATGCACCCGATGAATATCACCCCGATATTGATAGCACAAAAGAATTGACATATTTGTACAAAATTGGCGAACGAGATTTTCGGGGACTGAATTTCAGCCAAGTCAATTTAATGGATGGTGAGGCCAATCTTTCCGATGCAAAATTGATGGGATGTAACTTCAGTCAGGCTAATCTTTCGATGGTTAATTTAACTAATGCTGATTTAACAGGAGCCGATTTAAGTCATGCCAATTTGACCGATGTTAAATTAGATGAAAATAATCTAACCCTCCTTGATGGCACAATTTTGACTAACACAATTATGCCTGAAATTAACATTGAAATTAGCGGCGAATCCCGTTTAGAAAAGGTTGCTCAACTACTCAAACACATTGATCCTCAAAGTGAATCTCGAATCTTGGCTATTCACTCCATGACAGATTCCATCTGGTGGGATAATCCTCTTGGTCAAAAATTCTGGGAAGTTAACAAAGAACTAATAAAAAGGGAGATTTCTATTCAACGAGTCTTTATTCTTCCTGAAGTTCCGACTCAAAAGCATTTACAAGTGATTCAGGAACAACTTAACTCTGGCATAAAAGTTGCTTGTATTTGTCATGAAAAAGCTAAAGATATTCAAGAATATTATTGGCATAATACCAACCTATTGATTAGCGAAAACTTATCTGTGCCAAGAAATTCTTTTACAGCGAGAAGAATTATGAATGGTCAAACAGAATCAGGTTATATTTCCTATCAAACAAGAGTTGTAGAGACAGATAAAAGTCTCTTTAACGCTCTATGGGAAAAATCCGAAAAACTCCCAACTCAAGCTAATCTTCAGGAACAATTAGCAAACCTGAATACCTGA
- a CDS encoding Uma2 family endonuclease, protein MIIAQEKPTIATVTKNPVTLEAYRAIAETAQERYEYCHGEMILMPGGTATHSAIAINISGYLGFLLRDRDFRLYNSDLRVWIPEYHCGTYTDLMVVNHEPEFNGDRKDEILNPLFIVEVLSPATEAYDRGDKFRKYRSLPSFCEYLLVSQTEPYVEQYFRLEQSDRWQLQTYDQLSQIIPLESLNLELPLLEIYRRISFAAAP, encoded by the coding sequence ATGATTATCGCTCAAGAAAAACCGACTATTGCGACAGTCACCAAAAACCCTGTCACTTTGGAAGCATATCGGGCGATCGCTGAAACTGCTCAGGAACGTTATGAATATTGCCATGGAGAAATGATTCTTATGCCTGGAGGAACCGCGACCCACAGCGCAATCGCGATCAACATCTCGGGTTATTTGGGATTTTTATTGAGAGATAGGGATTTTCGTCTGTATAACAGCGATCTGCGGGTGTGGATTCCTGAATATCATTGTGGAACCTATACCGATCTCATGGTCGTTAACCATGAACCGGAATTTAACGGCGATCGCAAAGACGAAATTCTTAATCCTTTATTTATTGTAGAGGTGCTTTCCCCCGCCACGGAAGCCTATGATCGAGGTGATAAATTTAGAAAATATCGTTCCCTGCCAAGTTTTTGTGAATATCTGCTCGTTAGTCAAACTGAACCCTACGTTGAGCAATATTTCAGACTCGAACAGAGCGATCGCTGGCAATTACAAACCTACGATCAACTTAGTCAAATAATCCCTCTGGAGAGTTTAAACCTTGAACTTCCCTTGCTAGAAATTTATCGTCGCATTAGTTTTGCGGCAGCTCCATAA
- a CDS encoding potassium channel family protein, which produces MKPQIIVCGLGRTGYKIFCLLKQQSAAVVAISDRQMVCEYQSDIIIGDPCSPKTLLQAGLPDAETLVLAIDNDALNLEILTRSRIINPKIRIVNRLFNETLGERLDQTLPAHVSMSVASLAAPIFSFAALGNKAIGQLQLFDRLWPIQEIIIEENHPWWGLPLYELWDDPARMLIYYLPAHDEIDLVSAVLLGKKLGTGDHLIIGNKPTIRAKQRFKLQKWLRNLLNLRPYQHYVQPVILVTLSLLGMISLATVTYLSVNQKISLVDSLYFSVGMITGAGGNEKVAESTPDSIKIFTVVMMIVGAGVIGICYALLNDFILGSRFKQFWDATRIPVRNHHIISGLGGIGTRIVRQLHEQGCEVVVIESDPNNRFLHSVRSWGIPVIIEDARLVATLETANINNAESLIVVTYEDMINVEIALTAKAIAPKINLVLRCSQEQFGRSIQEVFDFDTVLCPRDLATYSFAAAALGGRILGNGMTDDLLWVALATLITPNHPFMGQIVKEAAMNADFVPLYLEKQGQTIHGWQLLEITLDQGDILYLTMPAMRLPKFWVKAPSF; this is translated from the coding sequence ATGAAACCGCAAATCATCGTCTGTGGATTAGGTCGCACGGGTTATAAAATCTTTTGTTTACTCAAACAACAATCCGCGGCAGTAGTAGCGATTAGCGATCGCCAAATGGTCTGCGAATACCAGTCTGATATTATCATCGGCGATCCCTGCTCTCCTAAAACTCTCCTGCAAGCTGGCCTTCCAGATGCAGAAACCCTAGTTTTGGCCATTGATAACGACGCACTCAATCTGGAAATTCTCACCCGCTCAAGGATAATTAACCCGAAAATTCGGATAGTTAACCGACTATTTAACGAAACTTTGGGAGAAAGACTCGATCAAACCCTACCTGCTCACGTTAGCATGAGTGTTGCTTCCCTAGCAGCTCCGATCTTTTCCTTTGCTGCCCTTGGTAATAAAGCTATCGGTCAATTACAGCTATTCGATCGCCTTTGGCCAATTCAAGAGATAATTATCGAAGAAAATCATCCTTGGTGGGGATTACCCCTCTACGAACTTTGGGACGATCCGGCCCGGATGTTAATCTATTATCTCCCCGCTCACGACGAAATCGATCTGGTTTCAGCAGTTCTTTTAGGCAAAAAACTCGGAACTGGCGATCATCTCATTATCGGCAATAAACCGACAATTAGGGCAAAACAGCGTTTTAAACTGCAAAAGTGGCTGAGAAATCTGCTCAATCTGCGTCCCTATCAGCACTATGTCCAACCGGTAATTCTTGTCACCCTTTCCCTTTTGGGGATGATTTCCCTTGCTACCGTTACCTATCTCAGCGTTAATCAAAAAATTTCCCTCGTCGATTCCCTCTATTTCTCCGTCGGGATGATTACCGGTGCCGGAGGTAACGAAAAAGTGGCCGAATCTACCCCCGATAGTATCAAAATTTTTACCGTGGTCATGATGATTGTCGGTGCAGGGGTTATCGGTATCTGTTATGCTCTCCTCAACGATTTTATCCTCGGTAGTCGCTTTAAACAGTTTTGGGATGCTACCCGCATTCCCGTCCGCAATCATCACATTATCTCTGGTTTAGGAGGTATCGGCACCCGGATCGTGCGACAATTGCACGAGCAAGGCTGTGAAGTGGTGGTGATCGAATCGGACCCAAATAATCGATTTTTGCATTCCGTGCGCTCCTGGGGAATCCCCGTCATCATCGAGGATGCGCGTCTAGTGGCTACCCTAGAAACGGCTAATATTAATAACGCTGAATCTTTGATCGTGGTTACTTACGAGGATATGATTAATGTGGAGATTGCTCTCACTGCTAAAGCGATCGCTCCTAAAATTAATCTAGTTTTACGCTGCTCTCAGGAACAATTCGGGCGATCGATTCAAGAAGTTTTTGATTTTGATACGGTATTATGTCCCCGGGATTTGGCTACCTATTCCTTCGCCGCGGCCGCTTTGGGCGGTAGAATTCTCGGTAATGGCATGACCGATGATCTCCTCTGGGTTGCTTTGGCTACATTAATCACACCGAATCATCCTTTTATGGGTCAAATTGTCAAGGAAGCGGCGATGAATGCGGATTTTGTGCCACTTTACCTAGAAAAACAAGGTCAAACTATCCACGGTTGGCAATTACTGGAAATCACTCTCGATCAAGGTGATATTCTGTATCTAACTATGCCGGCTATGCGTTTACCGAAATTTTGGGTTAAAGCCCCGTCCTTTTAG
- a CDS encoding DUF4351 domain-containing protein, whose protein sequence is MTRFLWDKFSKDYLETFLSSSGDVKTSLDVTAETQEIDVYFRPTSPEIPPELGLLGKLAQTPCLLEPYRNPVTIEGIIACLSKLLTVREQLQREAHRHQQPLLAENIPRLWILTPTASQRIITAFSALNNPDWGEGIYFLPPALTTALIVLHQLPETPETLWLRLLGRGGTRTRAIDELEALSPSHPFKSASLKLLYNLSRNLQALPKRTQEERKFIMHLAPLYEQDREAAIQQGEAIGLQKGRIEGIQQGEAIGLQKGEAKVVLRLLNRRFGELPPHITETIQKLSVEKLEDLGEALLDFESQADLINWLN, encoded by the coding sequence TTGACTCGCTTTCTTTGGGATAAATTTAGTAAAGATTACCTCGAAACCTTTCTCTCTTCTTCCGGTGACGTGAAAACTAGCCTTGATGTGACGGCAGAAACTCAAGAAATCGATGTGTATTTTCGACCGACTTCCCCAGAAATACCGCCCGAATTAGGTTTATTGGGAAAATTAGCTCAAACCCCTTGTTTATTGGAACCCTATCGCAATCCGGTCACGATTGAGGGCATTATTGCCTGTTTATCTAAACTGTTGACTGTGCGGGAACAATTACAAAGAGAAGCTCACCGTCATCAACAACCCTTATTAGCAGAAAATATTCCCAGACTATGGATACTTACCCCCACGGCTAGTCAAAGAATTATAACTGCTTTTTCCGCTCTCAATAACCCAGATTGGGGAGAAGGAATTTATTTTTTACCTCCAGCATTAACCACAGCCCTTATTGTCCTCCATCAATTACCCGAAACCCCTGAAACCCTCTGGTTAAGATTATTAGGTAGAGGAGGAACCAGAACCAGAGCGATTGATGAATTAGAGGCCTTGTCTCCTAGTCATCCCTTCAAATCGGCTTCCTTAAAATTATTATACAATTTGAGTAGGAACTTGCAAGCCTTACCCAAAAGAACCCAGGAGGAGAGGAAATTTATTATGCATTTAGCCCCTTTATACGAACAAGATAGAGAAGCAGCGATTCAACAAGGAGAAGCCATTGGACTTCAAAAGGGCAGAATCGAAGGGATTCAACAAGGAGAAGCCATCGGACTTCAAAAAGGAGAAGCCAAGGTAGTGCTACGCTTACTTAACCGACGTTTTGGTGAACTGCCCCCGCATATTACCGAAACTATCCAAAAACTCTCAGTAGAAAAATTAGAAGACTTAGGAGAAGCATTGCTAGACTTTGAGAGTCAAGCTGACTTAATCAATTGGCTGAACTAA
- a CDS encoding DUF4351 domain-containing protein: MTRFLWDKFSKDYLETFLSSSGDVKTSLDVTAETQEIDVYFRPTSPEIPPELGLLGRLAQTPCLLEPYRNPVTIEGIIACLSKLLTVREQLQREAHRHQQPLLAENIPRLWILTPTASQRIITAFSALNNPDWGEGIYFLPPALTTALIVLHQLPETPETLWLRLLGRGGTRTRAIDELEALSPHHPFKSASLKLLYNLSRNLQALPKRTQEERKFIMRLAPLYEQDREAAIQQGETKVVLRQLKRRFGELPPHITKTIQKLSVEKLEELGEALLDFETQADLINWLT, encoded by the coding sequence TTGACTCGCTTTCTTTGGGATAAATTTAGTAAAGATTACCTCGAAACCTTTCTCTCTTCTTCCGGTGACGTGAAAACTAGCCTTGATGTGACGGCAGAAACTCAAGAAATCGATGTGTATTTTCGACCGACTTCCCCAGAAATACCGCCCGAATTAGGTTTATTAGGCCGATTAGCTCAAACCCCTTGTTTATTGGAACCCTATCGCAATCCGGTCACGATTGAGGGCATTATTGCCTGTTTATCTAAACTGTTGACTGTGCGGGAACAATTACAAAGAGAAGCTCACCGTCATCAACAACCCTTATTAGCAGAAAATATTCCCAGACTATGGATACTTACCCCCACGGCTAGTCAAAGAATTATAACTGCTTTTTCCGCTCTCAATAACCCAGATTGGGGAGAAGGAATTTATTTTTTACCTCCAGCATTAACTACAGCCCTTATTGTCCTGCATCAATTACCCGAAACCCCTGAAACCCTCTGGTTAAGATTATTAGGTAGAGGAGGAACCAGAACCAGAGCGATTGATGAATTAGAGGCCTTGTCTCCTCATCATCCCTTTAAATCAGCTTCCTTAAAATTATTATACAATTTGAGTAGGAACTTGCAAGCCTTACCCAAAAGAACCCAGGAGGAGAGGAAATTTATTATGCGTTTAGCCCCTTTATACGAACAAGATAGAGAAGCAGCGATTCAACAAGGAGAAACCAAAGTAGTGCTACGTCAACTAAAGCGACGTTTTGGTGAACTGCCCCCGCATATTACCAAAACTATCCAAAAACTCTCAGTAGAAAAATTAGAAGAATTAGGAGAAGCATTACTAGACTTTGAGACTCAAGCTGACTTAATCAATTGGCTGACCTAA
- a CDS encoding lysophospholipid acyltransferase family protein yields the protein MNQPQEREPFASLVLYHLFKWSIVSPTLHGYFRGRVYGVENVPQRHPLIIVCNHASYFDPPLLSCAVRRPVAYMAKEELFTVPILKQAIAIYGAYPVKRGSGDRGAIRAAMGALAAGWAVGLFLEGTRTEDGLIHQPKLGAAMIAAKAGVPLLPVSLWGTEKIFQKGSSFPRSIPLTIRIGEVLPPPISSKREALQAVTERCAEIINGLHALGR from the coding sequence ATGAACCAGCCTCAAGAGCGAGAACCTTTTGCCAGTCTAGTTTTATATCATCTCTTTAAATGGTCGATCGTTAGCCCAACCCTACACGGCTATTTTCGCGGTCGCGTTTACGGAGTGGAAAATGTCCCCCAGCGTCATCCTCTGATTATCGTCTGCAATCACGCCAGTTACTTCGATCCACCCCTATTGTCCTGTGCCGTACGTCGCCCCGTAGCTTATATGGCTAAAGAAGAATTATTTACTGTCCCGATTTTAAAACAGGCGATCGCTATTTATGGGGCCTATCCCGTTAAACGCGGCAGTGGTGATCGCGGGGCAATTCGGGCGGCGATGGGAGCATTAGCAGCGGGCTGGGCAGTGGGATTGTTTCTGGAGGGAACGCGCACCGAGGACGGATTGATCCATCAACCAAAGCTAGGTGCGGCGATGATTGCGGCTAAAGCGGGAGTTCCCCTGTTACCCGTCAGTTTGTGGGGGACAGAAAAGATTTTTCAAAAAGGTTCTTCTTTTCCCCGTAGTATTCCCTTAACTATTCGCATCGGGGAAGTGCTGCCGCCACCGATTTCTAGCAAAAGAGAAGCTTTACAGGCAGTTACCGAGCGCTGTGCCGAAATTATTAACGGATTACACGCCCTCGGACGCTAA